From the genome of Mycobacterium dioxanotrophicus, one region includes:
- a CDS encoding molybdenum cofactor biosynthesis protein MoaE, producing the protein MSAVVARVALTEDPIELTEHEALVAHEAAGAVVGFSGVVRDHDGGRSVTRLEYSAHPTALQTLQAVAAEIAAESEGVRAIAVSHRIGALKIGDAALVAAVAADHRRAAFETCARLVDTVKERLPVWKHQHFADGTDEWVNSA; encoded by the coding sequence ATGAGCGCTGTCGTCGCTCGGGTCGCACTCACCGAGGACCCCATCGAGCTGACCGAACACGAGGCGCTGGTGGCTCACGAGGCCGCAGGCGCCGTCGTGGGATTCTCCGGTGTGGTTCGCGACCATGACGGTGGCCGGTCGGTGACGCGGCTCGAGTACTCCGCCCATCCGACTGCCCTACAGACGTTGCAGGCCGTTGCCGCCGAAATCGCCGCGGAGAGTGAAGGAGTCCGGGCCATCGCGGTCAGTCACCGCATCGGAGCCCTCAAAATAGGCGACGCCGCCCTGGTGGCCGCTGTGGCAGCGGACCATCGCAGGGCGGCGTTCGAAACCTGTGCCCGCCTCGTGGACACCGTCAAAGAGCGTCTACCGGTGTGGAAGCACCAGCACTTCGCCGACGGCACCGACGAGTGGGTCAACTCGGCCTGA
- a CDS encoding MogA/MoaB family molybdenum cofactor biosynthesis protein, whose protein sequence is MDSRHSTGVTRSARVVIASTRAAAGVYDDRTGPMIVGWLADRGYDVTEQMVVADGAAVGAALRSALAEHIDLIITSGGTGISPTDRTPEATMAVLDYQVVGLADAIRRSGGHKVPTSVLSRGVCGVSGRTLIVNLPGSPGGVKDGLGVLDHVLEHALDQLSGRDHGR, encoded by the coding sequence ATGGACTCCAGACACTCCACCGGCGTAACCCGTTCGGCCCGCGTGGTGATCGCCTCGACGCGCGCGGCAGCCGGGGTATATGACGACCGCACCGGCCCCATGATCGTCGGCTGGCTCGCGGACCGCGGCTATGACGTGACCGAGCAGATGGTCGTCGCCGACGGCGCCGCGGTCGGCGCAGCGCTGCGCTCAGCTCTGGCCGAACACATCGATCTGATCATCACATCCGGCGGCACCGGCATCTCGCCGACCGACCGCACGCCCGAAGCCACCATGGCGGTGCTGGACTATCAGGTGGTCGGTCTGGCCGATGCGATCCGGCGCTCGGGCGGGCACAAAGTCCCCACCTCCGTGCTGTCGCGGGGCGTGTGCGGCGTCTCCGGACGCACCCTGATCGTGAACCTGCCGGGCTCTCCTGGCGGGGTGAAGGACGGCCTGGGCGTGCTCGATCATGTGTTGGAGCATGCGTTGGATCAGTTGAGCGGCCGCGACCATGGCCGATGA